The following coding sequences lie in one Ostrea edulis chromosome 8, xbOstEdul1.1, whole genome shotgun sequence genomic window:
- the LOC125662909 gene encoding rhodopsin-like yields MAANIFLEHNMEGRRERAPLGAVSYLLNISGIIGNVLVLHVFRTRFSRSLNYRTFVLFLAFVDLFTCIAHIAKELNRMISVYNQLSDKAPFMCEISHYVGNSVGVASFFIVMFITFERYRKICTPFKPQIMIKHSRIMCVCTVLISFAINFPIYLIHGKRNVVVGGINATRCSTKNEYDGVMLPFLYHVLIFALVVVCFPVVVIFQLKIRNALVRKTNSKKKMKNINSNQKSENPTSVNEKDTGKNVKKDKSKRKAAADDDEDKRNRRIAITFAIVSLFLMVSFFTHTLYEFIKSLDKYLTPRQEISKTEDILEEYLPDIITINGILNPFVYLFTDAQFKQELMKLCGRGV; encoded by the coding sequence ATGGCTGCAAACATATTTCTGGAGCACAACATGGAGGGAAGGAGGGAACGAGCTCCACTCGGAGCAGTGTCCTACCTACTCAACATCTCGGGAATTATCGGAAATGTGCTGGTCCTCCATGTCTTCCGTACCCGCTTTAGCAGATCATTAAATTACAGGACCTTCGTCTTATTTCTGGCGTTCGTTGATCTCTTCACCTGTATTGCTCACATAGCAAAAGAGTTGAACAGAATGATATCAGTTTACAATCAATTGAGTGATAAAGCACCATTCATGTGTGAGATATCTCACTACGTCGGCAATTCTGTCGGAGTTGCGTCTTTTTTTATCGTTATGTTTATCACTTTCGAGAGATACAGGAAAATATGTACACCATTTAAACCACAGATTATGATCAAGCATTCAAGGATTATGTGTGTATGCACAGTCCTTATAAGCTTTGCCATAAATTTCccaatttatttgattcatgGAAAAAGAAATGTCGTAGTTGGAGGTATAAATGCCACAAGATGTTCCACCAAAAACGAGTATGACGGAGTAATGCTGCCCTTTCTATACCACGTCTTAATCTTCGCACTTGTCGTCGTATGCTTTCCAGTGGTAGTCATATTCCAGCTGAAAATACGAAATGCTCTCGTCAGGAAAACCAATTCaaaaaagaagatgaaaaatatCAACTCTAACCAAAAGTCTGAAAACCCCACGTCTGTTAACGAAAAAGATACTGGAAAAAATGTTAAGAAGGATAAGTCTAAAAGAAAAGCGGCAGCTGATGATGATGAGGATAAAAGAAACAGGCGGATAGCGATTACATTCGCTATTGTTTCACTGTTTTTGATGGTCAGCTTTTTTACTCATACTTTGTACGAGTTCATCAAATCGCTGGACAAATACCTTACCCCACGACAGGAAATTTCCAAGACGGAAGATATTCTAGAAGAATACCTTCCTGATATCATTACCATTAACGGAATTTTGAACCCGTTCGTATATCTATTCACTGATGCCCAATTCAAACAAGAACTGATGAAGTTGTGTGGTCGAGGGGTGTAA